A segment of the Trifolium pratense cultivar HEN17-A07 linkage group LG7, ARS_RC_1.1, whole genome shotgun sequence genome:
AAACAGAAATAAGGTCAAAATTGAAATCCAAGTGTTATGAACACAAATTTTCCAACCAAACACCTAATAGACAAAATGAGAAAATCTTCATATTGTAGGATAAATCAAATTTCGCTAACTTTTCATAAATAAACAATCATTTATGTTAGGATTAATTAAAGAATTAAATGTAGATATGATAACTACATGCTAAAAtaagataattaattaattaaccccaaaaaaaaataagataattaattttttcactaTGTACTACTTTAGAGAATCCAAAaacatattcaaaaaaataaaaataaatccaaaTAAATGCAAAATTTAGTTCTATAAATTGGGTTGAGTTGAAATCCTTATTATCTATTGGCATTATTCttgtttcctttttcttttattgtagAACCAGAGAGCTTGTGTTGTTAAAATGGTAAAACCTAACTCcaataatccaaaaaaattggttgattCTGTTGAAACCACTCATCAAAATCTAACCTTAAAAAACATGGTTGTTGCTGCTGTTAAGGATAAATCTTCAATTTCATCTAACAAAGAGAGTGTGACTGTAGAGAACACTACAACAACTCCAGAACAAGGTAAAGTACCATTATTGTATCTTTCTTGTTCTAAAAATGTTTAAGAATTCAGAAAAATAACTAGTTTGATATTAATTTTTAGGTGTGAAAAAAGGATGTGGTAGATCAAAGTTGCATGAGATCTGTGCTGCTAACCATTGGAAGCCTCCTGTGTTTGAATGTTGTAAAGAGGAAGGCCCATGTCATTGCATAATGTAAGTCTTCTTGTAAATCATTATTTCTATTTATGAACAACTGATAAATATTATTCTTATAATCATGGAAatcaaaatttctatatttgacACATTTTCTATAAGTGGAATTTTCTTAGCTGTGCTTTTTAAATCAAGATGACGGATGTAAGAAACTCATAGATTATGTTGGTATCCAGCTAAATCTATTGCAATATTTGTTTTATTGTATGTTTGGTACACAGTGAGTATGTCAGAGTCACAGTGGATCCCGTGATTCTGGCATTCTgcatgataccaaacataggcttaATATAGTCATTTATTGCCATTAAAGTTGTTCAGTTTGTTATCCAAATATTGTCTAACATTTGAGTAAACttggaaagaaaaaacatgCCTTTATGTTAGTAAATGTATGACACTAGTtaggaacccgtgcaacgcacgggcgagAGCGATTGtattatatttgattaaatACAATACTTAGACAATTGATTGTTAAAATAAGACAACCATATAATAAagacatataataatataattgttgttatagtttttttttgactaaataattGTTATAGTTAAAACCTAAacttgtacccaaaaaaaaaaaacctaaaccaacaaacaaacaataactTAAAGTATCATCCAGATGATTAAAGTAGATAGAATTCGAACTGAAAAACATATGAATTACAACATATCAAACATAATTacttatatgatttatttatatataataacaatagTATATACTATAGCCTCCCGTGTTATaagaattgaacaataaagaatggtaaaaaattaaactattaACTATACAATAAAATGACATAGAATCGAGaaataaattacttaattataggatttatttatatataatatcaatAGTCTATATTATAATCTCCTGTGTTATAAGAATTGAACAATAAATAGTGACAAAAAGTGAACAATAGTATATACTATAGCCTCCCATGTTATaagaattgaacaataaagagTGACAAAAAATTTAACTATTAACTATACAATGAAATGACATGAAATAGAAGAACAAATTActttgtatgatttatttatatatataatatcaatagtctatattcatttttttatgcaattctttaattttatgatgcaaatggGTTATAGGATGATTATAATCATTTTGTATGCACCGTGTTTAATTTTATGATGATTATTCTTCAATTGAAAACTAATAATAGTAGAGTTAAAATAGGAAAAATGATTTGAGAAGGTTACAACAATGGTACGATATTCAAGGGTTCAGTGGAGGAAGATTATCatcataataaaatcaacagaTTAATAAACGGTGTAAGTTTAAAGTTGAGGTGTTTGTCTATTTCAATAGACTTTAGGGGAGGTTTGTGCCTATTAAAAACTTAGAGGGAGTGTTTTTGTCATTACAATAGAATTTAGGGGAGGTCATTGTAATTTTCCCTTAATTATACAATATGACATGAATTTAAAGTGAAGATATATCCTATTGAGATATCACAGAAGCCACCATATAAAAACTTGGTCATCTCCCAAAAAGTTCAACCTCTTCATGATAAACTTTTCCTGCTCCTGCCATGTAACCCgtctgtaaaaaaaatattagtcacAACCAAAGAAGAAAACATTCATTCAACtcatacatgtttttttttcttcctaatttGAAACATGTCAAGTTAACAAACGAAAATGTAAACAACGGTGCATATTAAAACTCAGCCAATCAATCCAAAACATATCTAAGTTTGGAGGACACAATAACTAATCCCAATAAAATCCACATATTAGTTTCTATTTTATTCTTGGCATGGACATTGATCTTACCTTATAACGTACACTACTTGGCAACAAAGCAATACTCAATGTGGTTTGTCCCAAAGAGCAAACACTCATAAAAAATCTTACTAAAAAGGTGGaacaaagtaacaaaaaattaaatcatagtTAAAGAGTGAAAACACTTACTTATGTATAGAACTTGACAAATGTAGAGTGTGTAGAATTCGATTTAAATCCACCCACAATGAACTTTCTTAATCTGCATATATTCTCTTTTTTTCCTATAAAACTTTCTTAATCTGCATATATTCTCCTTTTTTcctataaaaataaacaaaacactGTTAAAATATGCAAGTCTATTTGAAATGAGAAAGTATAAAATAGGCTTCAAAATCAAAAAGATTAATAATGTCATACCTCATGTGGCTACTGAGTAGATAGAACCAAATAAGATACATCAATTGAACTTTCTTCTTTGCCTCCTCTTCTAAAAAAAGACACAATAAATAGTCATAAAAAGACACAATAAATAGTCATTCAAAGTCCACAATGCATATTCAAAGGGAAAATAGTACTGACTAAGGGTTATATTCATGAAGCTATCTTGTTGCTTTTTCTATGAAACTACAAATGAATGGTTCAAACCCATATCTCAATCAATTGCAAACTGCTAAAATACAATCAATAATCATGAAACAATtaattagtaataataataaaaatgaacttGACAATAAACGCAGAGGCTGCAGTTTTGTGTTTCTTCAGTACCATAAAAGAACATAAGTTCCTAGTATTAACTACCATTGTGAGAGAGAAATCCAAAATCATACAAAAAGTAGTAATAATAGTAAAATTAGGTTAGAACACATCAAGGAGATTTgtaccaaaaactaaaaaaaaacacGTCAAGGAGAATAATAATCTGCAGTTTGTAACAATGTAATCTGAGTGGTTCCAATAAATCTAATCAAAGTACATAAGAGAATTCATTGTTACAGAACTAAAAAGGTTACAACACATACACTGACCTAGTATTGAGATATCACATACGCCACCACATAAAGAACTTGGTCATCTGCCAAGAAGTTGAACCACTTCAGAATAAACTTTTTTTGCTTCTGCCATCTacaattgtgtaaaaaaaattagtcacaaacaaagaagaaaacattCATTCAACtcatacatgttttttttactgaatTTGAAACATGTTTTTCTTCTCCCACACAAAAGgacaataaaattattaactGAGAAAGTGAGCACCAACTTTCCATAATTCAAAAAATGTGGAGTTGTGGACCAATGTTTGGTATATAAATTGAGCAAGTTCATATTTTGTATAGGACTGTTAACAAAGATGAATGATACAACAAATACaaatcttcaaaattattgttctGATATAGACATAGGGTGGAGGTTTTAGACATTCACCTTTGAAATTTTATAGTGATATTATGTGGATACTATATTTGTTTCACAAAGAAATCAAGAAAAGTACTTGGTCTATACAATAACAATGCTGCAAAAGTGTAAACAGCAgatgaaaacaaataaaaatttaaaatgtccATACTcaatacacacaaaaaaataatcttattAAAACAtgtcaaattaaataaaataagtgttgttaaattaaatagaaaagcTACCGTGAAAAACAATACTCCAAAGCCATTGTGTTCTGCATTTTCACTCAAAACCTCTTGAAAGAAATACTTGGTTAGAAGAAAGAGAAATGCATTTGCTCTAGTATTCCACTGTGTGTGTTATGCATTTTCAAGTTTCTACATAGCTCAGTGAAAAACAATACTCCAAAGCCATGAGTTGAATGAGAGAAAACATAGATCTACCACCAAATCCATCAATAACTCTTAACAGCACCAACGATTTGATGAAATTGATGAATGAAAAAGAAGGCAATGTTCTGATTTTATTCAACTGCAAAGTAGTGGCTTATATAAAGtctttagaaagaaaaaaaaaaaactaaatcagTCCACTAACTGAAAATGTGGTTTGTGGATAAAATCAGCtaatttgaattcaaattaaaaagagGTTGCTATCAATATGGGTAATTTGAGAAATTTTAGGAACTCAGATTTTCCAACAATCCAAACTTATCTACCAAAAgtccaaaacaaacaaaaaaagtcaaTTATTAAAGTTTGAAAAATCTATTTCACAATAACAAAATTTCCCTAAACCTAATTAATATCATTAATACACCATCAAATGAATGGAATATTTCTTCCATCTAAAAAATTCAGTTCCTTCTAGCTAAAAAACATCACAGGTTCCAACCATATGAATAACATTGTTGTAAACCATGCATCTAAATAGAAAACCATATAAAAAACACCAGAAACCAAAACTAACTTGACAACATACACAATACAATTAGTCTTAATCATATTTGAATGTGTTCAGAAATTCAAAAGAGATACCTTGCTGTTTGGGAAGCTCTTTTAGAAgaacatgaaaaaaataaataatgaaatgaGTCAGTCTCAACAATCAAAACAAACCTAACTAAAAAGGAGCAATTTTTGCTCCTTCAATTTCTGCTtgaattctaattctaataataTTGAATTCTGAacctaaaatcaaaacaaaaacataactACTCAAATACCAAACATCAGCTAAATACTACTAAAATACAATCAATTAAAGGTCAGAAAACTTACCCAATCAAACCCTAATTTGTGAACCTGAACCAACAATAACAttccaaacaacaacaaaaaatcagaatatgaaattaaatgatgAAATAAGGAAGGGATTGAGAAGCAAGTTGAAACCTTTCTACTTTAAGAAGCTGAAGAAAACACCACACGATGTCGTTTGATGGTTCTTGAAACCGTTTCTTCAAACAGGTCGGAGGGTACGACTCTAATTTGTGATTCAATCGATCATGCTCTTTTCCCTTTATGTGAAGGAGGCGTGAGGAGCTTCAAGGAAACTGAAAGAAgagggagagaaagagagaaagcTGAAGAGAGAAGAATTGAAAACTAAGAAAGAAAGTGACTCATGATATTGAAAAAGAGTGGgagaaattgaattttgaattttgaaactgATTCAGAAAACAACAGTATTAGCAGCATCATCTCTGCAATATTTGGCTTGAGAGAGACAGATGAAAGGGACGGGTCAAGCTCCTTCTGAAGCATGaagttcttttgtttttttggccTCAAGTAAATGCAATAAACCATCTGGGTTATGTTGGGCCAAGCAGCAATGGACTGATGTTTTTTGGCCCATTTGTAAGGAACTTGAAGGAGGGAAAAAAGGATTCAAAATGGTGCCAGAAGAAGTAAACTTTTTGTCATTTTGTCCAGCTAGGATTTCGTCTGCAGCCCTGTGTGATTGACACATGGCAAAAATTTCCTTATAGCTGTATTCAATTTGTGTAGTTAGAATGATTCTTATTATATTGCGTTGCCCttttttatcactcataatGAAACTTTAAGAAAAATCAGTCATAACTTATCTTTTTGTTGTTCTCGGTGactaattcatatttttttacagGTTTACCTTCAAGGTTATTATTGAGATAAAGATAAGTAAAGTGTCAAAAAACGTAGAGATAAGTGAAAAATCTAAAAACATTATAGAGGTTTATGGAGCTCCTCATCGAAAAAAGAAAATGGCAGCGGACGATGCAGCCGAGGGTGCATTATGGTACTTAAAGCATGTAGGTTTTGGTTTGAAGAATAAATAAGTTAAAGTACaaattattgtattattattgcATATCATCAACAGCCAAGGTTTCCGCTTCAAGAAAGTTATTTCATTCTTCGGTGATGCTATCTAGACTTGGTTGCCAGTAATCAGAAGACCATGCTCTCTTAGGAGAACCTCTTTTTTCTGCCAAATTTGTCTTCCTCTTCCTATTTAGTGTATTGCTATCACAAAGGTTAGTGCTGCTCGACGGTGTTTTTGTTTCCTTTGTTGCATCACTGACGTTTGCTTTAGGTACGCCTCCGTTAAATAGGCGCACAAAGAATTTATCATACGATGAACCACCATTTGATTCATTTACATCTATACTCTGATTTCTAACATCTGATCTGGTTTCTGATTTGTTGCTCTCATTTTTTGAATGTTGCTTATAGTTATTAGATTTCTTTGCAATACTTTTCTTCCTGAAGATACAACAAGTAGAGATCATACCATCATCTTCAGTTGCTGTGCGGGATTGTGCGTTTCTGGTTTCATCAAGTAAAGAACCGATTGTAATTTCACGAGCAGGAGAGGGAGAGTTCCTTGGAGAAAGACCTTGAAGCTTTCTTATTGTGCTTAATGGTACTACATAGAACTTTTGTCCAAGCGTGAGCACCGTATCTGGTTCAACAACTGCCCACGGTTGCTGGAATACAAACGGATATGCAACACAGCATCTCGGATTGCGGCACATAATCTCAGCTGCAGTCACAGGTCTGTCATGAATCTCAACACGACCGCCGGGATGGACAATTCGGAGAAGCATGGTCTTTGAATTATTAGTACAAATCCAGCTTGAAGATGGCATGGTTTCTATGTATCTTGGGAGGAGGAAGAGGTTAAAGTGGGAGCAACTTTCTGTAACCTCATTGAGAAGCTTTGGAGAATGGAGAGTATAAATAGCTCGTGAAGGTCAAcagaataaaacaaaattacatgATATGTGGCTTACATtgtcatcataaaaaataatcttcTTGGTCTTGGCTGTTACTGATATCATTCATTGATACTATCGTAGCATTTGTTTCCTATATGACATAGTAGATTGGATTTGTatgcatatttttttctcttgtttCCATTTACTGTTACTGCATTTGTCTCCTAGTAAGCATTCTTTTTTTCACCATGGAACTTTAAAAGTTTCATAATAGAATCTTCCTCTCCTTTGTTCAAAAGGACCTCCTCATATTGCTTATATTGGTCACTCATTAGTTTATCATAGTAATCAATATTCTAACAATTTTGTCAAAAACATAACCATTATCTTAAAAGATAAATAATGACATTATGAACATGTTAAATAGGCATCATGTCTTGGTGCATTTTTGGATTGACTATGAATGAGTTTAGCAGAATAATGATATGTTaccataattttgacaaaagttACACTTCAGAGCTTCAACAAAATTTCAGTGTCATTGTCATTATGCGCAATGTTGTCAAACTCGTCGTGATTCCAAACATAAAAATGATGGAGGTGACTAACATTTGATTTTCATTGCAAATTCATACAATCTATTTCAAATACCAGTAAGATTTTAGATTTTAGCCAAACTAGTATCACAAGAATCCTAACTATACTAGATAAGCCATATTAGAAGCTTTAGAGTATATGCTTAAGCTAAAGTATAAATTCTTGTTGGGAAGTGACAAAATTTTCTTGAAGTTGATGGCCATAAACAATCAGTCAACATTCGTGAACCTCAAGAAATTCTGCTGATACTTGAAAAAGCAATGTTTGGTCATCTGGATAATATTCCTCTGTTTTCTAACCCGCGTTCTTGTTGTTTTCCTTAAGTTTAACTcgaaaacaaatttaaaatttacatGCCTTGTCCGAAAACGAAATGGAATCAATTCATGCTTAGTTACATCACatataagaaacaaaaggaTGACCATCTGGAACAAGATGGCTGCAATTGAATATTCctctttgaaataaattaaaaacaaaaatggcGAAACAAAAGTGCTCAAATACTACGATAGAAAAcagtttttaaaaatcaattacaATTTTCCGAGCTGATTGGTTCTGTAACTCTGAGTGACCCTCCAAGCTCTAAGGGTACCAAAGGAATGAGAGAGTGCAGAACGTCTGTTATAAGTGGTCTATAACTTGGTTCTGCTTGCACACATAGCACAGCTACTGCAGCAACCTGTAGAGTAGAATGTTAAGATGAATTCAGAAGTAGCATTTATCACTAAGCATTAAAACATGTGATTACATAGCTTCTATTCAATGAACCTGATATAAATGCTTCAAATCCATTGTGTTTTGGATAACAGGATCTAGAAGACTTGGAAGCTTTGATCTGTCAGTTAGTTGAGGCATGGCCTACATATTGAATTTGAAAGTCTTAACcatcaagaacaacaaaaattaagtaTTCATCCATATTCTCAATTATATAACAATGCATACCCATGAAACCAGAGATTGGTATTGGTCTGAGGACATGTTCTCCATTGGTTTTCTTCCGGTAAGAAGTTCTAGAAGGACAACTCCAAAAGCATAAACATCACTCTTATCGGTTAGTTTACCTGAAAAACTTACCATTGTTAGCTccattattaaatataatctcATACACCAATCAATATTAAGCAAAATAACAACtgaaaaactaataatatataccATGTGATATGTACTCGGGTGCCACATATCCCAAAGTTCCCGACATCTTCATGTTCTTGTGTTGCATGCCAGAAGCTACAGCAAGTCCAAAATCTGATAGCTGAATCACAAAACTCAGTACAGATGTAAATATAAgtactactactagtactaaTTAACCACATTAAGTTTAATATGTCATTTTAAAATCTAACCTTAGCATTAAAATTAGAATCCAGAAGAACATTGGAAGATTTTAAGTCTCGATGAACAACAGGAGGATTGGAATGCTCATGGAGATATTCTAAAGCTCTAGCAGAAGAAATATGTATCAGTCATCATCATAGATAATATAAAACTAGGGTTATACTAGTATTCATTAGTTTTTTACTTTAGAATTATAAGATTCACAAACTCACCTAGCAACATCAATTGCAATTCTTAAACGGATATACCAAGTTAAAGATGATCCACGAGTAGGCCCTACAATTGTTAATAccaatgaaaaaatatatataattgttaaattCCAAAATGGgatatttttctctatttttcaaaTTAACATTAATGAAAATGTACCATGCAATTGAGTTTCCAAAGAACCACTCTCCATGAACTCATAAACAAGAAACCTCGATTCACCATGAATACAATAGCCTAGGAGTTTTATGATATTCTGATGCCGAATTTTGCTCAACAAACTCACTTCATTCTGCAATTCAGTGCAATAACTAAAGGCAAATTCAGGATGCCAGGAAATAGTACACATTCAAATGATCTAGTTATAAAGGATCATCACCTCAAATTCTCTATCAGCATCACTGTCTGCTTTCTTGACAGCAGCCTGAAAATGTTCATCAAAACAAGCTCTATATACAATTCTAGAACCACTCTCTCCCATAATATTATCCGTGGAAAAGTTGTTTGTGGCAGTCTCTAACAACTGAAAGTCGAAAATAGCAATTGAACTCTTCTTATCAGCCATTCTTGAGTAGTTAAGTTTAGCACTAACAGAGCTTAAGGTTTCCTTTTCCCCTTTTGCAGCCTCTAcaagttcaaaaaataaatgaatgagGGACAGAAAAAGAATTTCCAGTGCCTGCATTACCTCGTCTCGGTTAAAAAGAAAGTGAATCACCGATTTAGTCTTTGAAATTATAGGTGTAAGGCACTTAAAGAAAACTCAAAGTAATCGCAGAAATTGTAAATCTTCTATCACAATAGAcctttagagactaaattgactgcACAAAAAGTCTAATATAATTGGGGAATTTCACTTGCagaattcattttaaaattaaaatttcgtCAATTTCTTTGGACTACGATTAACTTACACCTAAAATCTCATGGACTGATCAGTGATTCACTAAAAAGCAGACCCAAATAAAAGTTTCACAACTTCACAGGTGAAAACAGAAACCATACCTATGGTTCCTTGGCTTTTACTAGAGGAGCTTTTCAAGTTTTTATGTCGACGGAAGAAGAAATACAATAAGAACAGAAAGATTCCAACAAGAAGAGAAGCACAAGCAATTAGTGCTACTAGAATTCTCTTATTCAAACTTTGGTGGTGCACTACTCTAACCTCCTGATTTCCTGTATCATTATAAGACAATACAACAGAGATTATTAAACAGCATACTAGTATTCTAAATCAATATATAAATGAATGAATTCACATGAACCTTGAATTTAGTCCTTATATTATCAATCTCTCTTATTTCGTCCCTAAACTATAGAAATATAACAAGTAGTTcgtaaattattattaatccATCAAATTAGTCTCTTAGTTAGCTTCAAAATAGGAAAAAGAGGCGTAGACTAGATATCCTCTGTGCACAACGGCAGAGACTAATCTCTCGAACCTCGTGGGATCCAAATGGGCGACAAACTCTCCCTAGAAGTTTTAACGCTGCTGCAAAACCAAGCCAACCAAGAACCTTGGTTAAGCAAGAAGAGACTTGTGTCATCTCATTTAAGTGCTCTTggatgaattaaaaataattatatttctatAGTTTAAGACCAAATCGGAGAAAAAGTAATAGtcgatttgttcaaatttcatgTATGAATACATCAGTTATGAGATCTTCAAAGTCATAAGTAACATTATAATATCTACTAAGTTAGCACAATTGAAGAAAcaagcttgtttgataaaaaattaagacaaaGTTCATGATTTTCCAATGACTTAACCAAAACTGCACAATTCACTAAACAAAATTTGTAACATCCACCACAATGAAGGAAAATTGACAGACCATAACAGAGAAAATAGAAAGTAAAAAAGTGAGGTTTTTTGTGTTTGAGGTTTCAAGTTCAGAACTTTTTAGTATATCAAACACTACAGAATAAGGATTTGTAGATAGTTTACCTGGAGATTGAGGTTGTGCATTTGCATGAAGAATTGTTGAGGAAAGAGAAATGTGAATGAACAGAAAAAcaagattcattttttttttttgagtgagTAACTTAACTTGTTGTGTAAAGAATGTTCTTTTCTGTTCTTAGTTCAATTTTTGAATCAATTTTTGGAAGTGATTCTGTATACAGAAATGGACAAATGCAAAGCTCTCTTTCATAGAAACCGATAAAgcactttttttaataatccattttatgaatgaatgaatgatagtAATACTAGTTGGTTTCATTTATTCATGAATCATGAGTCTGTctagagagagtgagagagagagagagagagagagagagagagagagagagagagagagaaaaataagGAACAACATGGAACATAAAGAGACACGTGGCAATAATCTAAAGGTGAGAGAGAGTTGAAAAGTTATTAATGAGAGGTAAGGGTTTGTTAAAGAGGGACCATATAGCATTGCATATGCACACAATAGTTGATGATGTGGGTCATAATCATTGATACACCAACAACTTTAATGTGTTTTGCCCTTTCTCTTTTCCAActcaaatgaaaatgaaacataCAACTAGTGTGTATTGGCCTTTAGATTTTTACCtcttcttatttttctcattcattCACGGACCCTTTGCTTGTCAAATTGGTGGCTCATCAATCACACCTTAGACTTTGCCATTTCAGATTGGTAACAGTTTTTTTACTACTAAACTTTATTTGTCTCGCCCGAATTTAAGACTTATATATTAGCAAGTTTTTAGAATTTGGTATTAGGTTTAATTCATCCTTATAAAATCGgtttgtaaagtgaggattgtctcttatttatttgtctAGGCTAACTAACATCTCATGTGGAGTTTCTTGACACAACAAGTAAAATAttgtatatatacaaaaaaaagtttgagtTTATGTGTAATCACGCAACCAGAGTTAAAAGTtactaattttagttttttaaaaatcaaaatattcttttttctaTCGACCGTGTTAATGTATGTAATATGTATGCT
Coding sequences within it:
- the LOC123897639 gene encoding ribonuclease 3-like protein 1; its protein translation is MVKPNSNNPKKLVDSVETTHQNLTLKNMVVAAVKDKSSISSNKESVTVENTTTTPEQGVKKGCGRSKLHEICAANHWKPPVFECCKEEGPCHCIMFTFKVIIEIKISKVSKNVEISEKSKNIIEVYGAPHRKKKMAADDAAEGALWYLKHVGFGLKNK
- the LOC123897638 gene encoding probable receptor-like protein kinase At1g80640, which produces MNLVFLFIHISLSSTILHANAQPQSPGNQEVRVVHHQSLNKRILVALIACASLLVGIFLFLLYFFFRRHKNLKSSSSKSQGTIEAAKGEKETLSSVSAKLNYSRMADKKSSIAIFDFQLLETATNNFSTDNIMGESGSRIVYRACFDEHFQAAVKKADSDADREFENEVSLLSKIRHQNIIKLLGYCIHGESRFLVYEFMESGSLETQLHGPTRGSSLTWYIRLRIAIDVARALEYLHEHSNPPVVHRDLKSSNVLLDSNFNAKLSDFGLAVASGMQHKNMKMSGTLGYVAPEYISHGKLTDKSDVYAFGVVLLELLTGRKPMENMSSDQYQSLVSWAMPQLTDRSKLPSLLDPVIQNTMDLKHLYQVAAVAVLCVQAEPSYRPLITDVLHSLIPLVPLELGGSLRVTEPISSENCN